One region of Cydia pomonella isolate Wapato2018A chromosome 9, ilCydPomo1, whole genome shotgun sequence genomic DNA includes:
- the LOC133521367 gene encoding uncharacterized protein LOC133521367 isoform X2, with product MSPQFYGRDNDINIQDVRPFFKAALVNRFSFNFAIHILQDVIRKGNIMINNNCKTVKKPFTLTEMHYAKIVLRHLIHTFLSLKWVRAHVNNELSPVAVSNFFIQWVDTLHIHPDENIEIRINDLVEKVKIILREDEIKKAAVEDDVEKQRITERDILSAVTQVVYHDRHMAITTAANLDTLDIVKVLDNKCGNVLVVTAIYQAVAKKCGVNCELIAFPNHLFLEWRDNSDPRNPQVFTVEPSSGELNRRRRCPFSQNGPTTNYRYCPDSLLQFICSSFHMSMGAIRNWNTLNALHLLDFLGSNRSTHSSYKNFLPYLLDPTHMSAMTSPLNLKHLSTPHIEIIRALSRNEVPVDCYKKRFSIRHRTSNVKYAVGMTCYHTRYDYVCIIRSWDLHCALKWQSQMTAESLYFGVMQPFYNVIAADQSERYVPQEFLKELDRPNRLYHLEEVIATEFTHFDGFAYVPNDEKRAEFPDDEPVVNVYRERAELLN from the exons ATGTCACCACAATTTTACGG gcGGGATAATGATATTAATATTCAGGATGTGAGACCCTTCTTTAAAGCAGCCCTAGTCAACAGATTCAGCTTCAATTTTGCAATACACATTCTACAAGATGTAATCAGAAAAGGCAATAttatgattaataataattgcAAGACAGTCAAGAA GCCCTTCACTTTGACGGAAATGCACTATGCGAAGATTGTTCTGAGGCATTTAATTCACACATTCCTATCTCTAAAGTGGGTGAGGGCTCATGTGAACAATGAACTGTCACCCGTAGCTGTCAGTAACTTCTTCATTCAGTGGGTTGACACCCTCCACATACACCCTgatgaaaatattgaaataagg ATAAATGACTTGGTTGAgaaagtaaaaattattttgcgTGAAGATGAAATTAAAAAAGCCGCTGTAGAAGATGATGTAGAGAAGCAACGAATTACTGAAAGAGATATTCTTTCAGCCGTTACGCAAGTAGTGTATCATGACAGGCATATGGCTATTACCACTGCAGCTAATTTGGACACCCTGGATATTGTCAAG gTCCTGGACAATAAATGTGGAAACGTGCTAGTGGTTACTGCAATCTACCAGGCAGTCGCCAAGAAATGCGGCGTGAACTGCGAGCTCATCGCGTTCCCCAACCACCTGTTTTTGGAGTGGCGCGATAACTCCGATCCCAGAAACCCGCAg GTATTTACAGTGGAGCCTTCCAGCGGGGAGCTGAatcgccgccgccgctgcccgTTCTCGCAAAATGGGCCGACGACCAACTATCGCTATTGCCCGGATTCTCTTCTCCAGTTTATCTGCTCGTCGTTCCATATGAGCATGGGAGCTATTCGTAACTG GAATACACTCAATGCTTTGCACCTTTTGGATTTCCTGGGATCGAATCGAAGTACACACAGTTCATACAAGAATTTCCTGCCATATTTACTTGACCCAACCCATATGTCAGCGATGACTTCTCCTCTCAACCTGAAGCAC TTGAGTACTCCTCATATTGAGATAATTAGAGCACTCTCCAGGAATGAAGTGCCCGTGGATTGCTACAAGAAGCGA TTCTCTATAAGACATCGTACGAGTAACGTGAAGTACGCCGTGGGGATGACGTGCTACCACACCAGATACGACTACGTGTGCATAATTCGCAGCTGGGACCTGCACTGCGCGCTCAAATGGCAGAGCCAGATGACGGCCGAGAGCCTGTACTTTGGCGTCATGCAGCCGTTCTACAACGTCATCGCGGCGGACCAGTCGGAGCGTTATGTACCCCAAG AGTTTCTAAAGGAGTTAGATCGGCCCAACCGTCTCTACCACCTCGAGGAAGTGATAGCGACAGAGTTCACCCATTTCGACGGTTTCGCGTACGTCCCCAACGACGAGAAACGGGCGGAGTTCCCGGACGACGAGCCGGTCGTGAACGTGTACCGCGAGCGAGCCGAGCTCCTCAACTAG
- the LOC133521367 gene encoding uncharacterized protein LOC133521367 isoform X1, translating to MEEETCAIKSLPNEIITLILDRNEIRDILRFGATCKRFHDFVRSNQYLWKEMAKRTLPEYLFKILEEYTEGDWLIELKGYHTVKKQVYLELIAMSPQFYGRDNDINIQDVRPFFKAALVNRFSFNFAIHILQDVIRKGNIMINNNCKTVKKPFTLTEMHYAKIVLRHLIHTFLSLKWVRAHVNNELSPVAVSNFFIQWVDTLHIHPDENIEIRINDLVEKVKIILREDEIKKAAVEDDVEKQRITERDILSAVTQVVYHDRHMAITTAANLDTLDIVKVLDNKCGNVLVVTAIYQAVAKKCGVNCELIAFPNHLFLEWRDNSDPRNPQVFTVEPSSGELNRRRRCPFSQNGPTTNYRYCPDSLLQFICSSFHMSMGAIRNWNTLNALHLLDFLGSNRSTHSSYKNFLPYLLDPTHMSAMTSPLNLKHLSTPHIEIIRALSRNEVPVDCYKKRFSIRHRTSNVKYAVGMTCYHTRYDYVCIIRSWDLHCALKWQSQMTAESLYFGVMQPFYNVIAADQSERYVPQEFLKELDRPNRLYHLEEVIATEFTHFDGFAYVPNDEKRAEFPDDEPVVNVYRERAELLN from the exons ATGGAGGAAGAAACCTGTGCAATAAAGAGCCTGCCGAACGAAATAATAACATTGATACTAGATAGAAATGAAATCCGCGATATTCTGCGGTTCGGTGCCACTTGCAAGCGATTTCACGACTTTGTTAGGAGTAATCAATACTTATGGAAAGAAATGGCTAAACGAAC GTTACCAGAGTACCTATTTAAGATACTTGAAGAATATACTGAAGGAGATTGGTTGATTGAACTGAAAGGCTATCACACGGTGAAGAAGCAGGTGTATTTGGAGCTTATTGCAATGTCACCACAATTTTACGG gcGGGATAATGATATTAATATTCAGGATGTGAGACCCTTCTTTAAAGCAGCCCTAGTCAACAGATTCAGCTTCAATTTTGCAATACACATTCTACAAGATGTAATCAGAAAAGGCAATAttatgattaataataattgcAAGACAGTCAAGAA GCCCTTCACTTTGACGGAAATGCACTATGCGAAGATTGTTCTGAGGCATTTAATTCACACATTCCTATCTCTAAAGTGGGTGAGGGCTCATGTGAACAATGAACTGTCACCCGTAGCTGTCAGTAACTTCTTCATTCAGTGGGTTGACACCCTCCACATACACCCTgatgaaaatattgaaataagg ATAAATGACTTGGTTGAgaaagtaaaaattattttgcgTGAAGATGAAATTAAAAAAGCCGCTGTAGAAGATGATGTAGAGAAGCAACGAATTACTGAAAGAGATATTCTTTCAGCCGTTACGCAAGTAGTGTATCATGACAGGCATATGGCTATTACCACTGCAGCTAATTTGGACACCCTGGATATTGTCAAG gTCCTGGACAATAAATGTGGAAACGTGCTAGTGGTTACTGCAATCTACCAGGCAGTCGCCAAGAAATGCGGCGTGAACTGCGAGCTCATCGCGTTCCCCAACCACCTGTTTTTGGAGTGGCGCGATAACTCCGATCCCAGAAACCCGCAg GTATTTACAGTGGAGCCTTCCAGCGGGGAGCTGAatcgccgccgccgctgcccgTTCTCGCAAAATGGGCCGACGACCAACTATCGCTATTGCCCGGATTCTCTTCTCCAGTTTATCTGCTCGTCGTTCCATATGAGCATGGGAGCTATTCGTAACTG GAATACACTCAATGCTTTGCACCTTTTGGATTTCCTGGGATCGAATCGAAGTACACACAGTTCATACAAGAATTTCCTGCCATATTTACTTGACCCAACCCATATGTCAGCGATGACTTCTCCTCTCAACCTGAAGCAC TTGAGTACTCCTCATATTGAGATAATTAGAGCACTCTCCAGGAATGAAGTGCCCGTGGATTGCTACAAGAAGCGA TTCTCTATAAGACATCGTACGAGTAACGTGAAGTACGCCGTGGGGATGACGTGCTACCACACCAGATACGACTACGTGTGCATAATTCGCAGCTGGGACCTGCACTGCGCGCTCAAATGGCAGAGCCAGATGACGGCCGAGAGCCTGTACTTTGGCGTCATGCAGCCGTTCTACAACGTCATCGCGGCGGACCAGTCGGAGCGTTATGTACCCCAAG AGTTTCTAAAGGAGTTAGATCGGCCCAACCGTCTCTACCACCTCGAGGAAGTGATAGCGACAGAGTTCACCCATTTCGACGGTTTCGCGTACGTCCCCAACGACGAGAAACGGGCGGAGTTCCCGGACGACGAGCCGGTCGTGAACGTGTACCGCGAGCGAGCCGAGCTCCTCAACTAG